cTTCTGCAGATGTGCGTAAAATATGATAaacgtttatattaataaagatTAAGTTTGTTTCGACATTAGTTTTATTATAAAGAATTTTTTTATAACTgatgaaatatatatttctctcttaCCTTGGCTTTGATAAAATTATCCATGAAAGATCCACAATCTAATTATAACTTAATATAACTGAGTTGTACATACCGCACGCAGACTTTTGTCCAATAAATTTTCTTCCTTAGAATAAACCAATTCTTGGAGAACTGTTAGCCAGGAATATAATTCTGAAAATTGACTACTAACTTCTTTTAAATTCCACGATTGTGCTGATACATCAGACTCATCCCATGTTAATTCGCCATTGGCTTCCTATCATAATTAGTAAAGAAACATTCAAAGCATTGGCATTAGATCTAACTGCATCATACATGTACAAAAAATAATACACTTACTTTACAACTATCTATTAAATTAGTGTCCATAATATAGTCATAATTAGATCGTATTGCTGCCCAGAAATCATCTTTGCAATCTTCATGATTTGTCCACGAACGTTGATTTTGAAACTGCTTTGGGTCTTTCCTACAAAATCAATAAATAACTTTATCATGGTTTTTTTGCTATTTACATTAGATTACTCATAAATAACAATGTAACATAATTATTGACTACATAACATCTGCTTCCAGCTAATTTTTAGACTACatttattagaacaatgtaAGTAGaactatatcatataatataaacataggATGTGAAACAAACCGTTTCTTTGTGAGGCTGTTATATGGTCTCTCGATCGCTATCCCCGCTTGGCCATGCTTGTCTAAGCTATGACCGAGCGGCTGAAGCGATGATAAGGAGAAGCTCATCTTCATGGCTTTGCAGTGGTCTGGAAAAAACAAAATAACTACTTAAAACAGCACTATcacataaattaaataaaactttTAAGCAAAAGTAGAAAGTAGagtatctaatatatatatatataaactacaTGTTGTTAGATTGTCAACAGTAATCAACACATAAAGGAGATGACATTGATTAAAAGTTAGTTAATAGTTTAGTGTAATAAGTTTAAAGGACATATATacctatatatattatgtacaataatatgtttattacaaaagtAAGAACCGTTAAAAGTATGCAAATATTTTAATTGATTATAATAACTGATAATGGATTAGTTCATAAATATTAGACTATATTTTATACCAAATGTAATATTACGAAATGTTTACTGGTTGTATTCTACACCATATTTCTAGATGTACGTTTTGCTTGCATTAGAAGACAAAGGTAATTGTAGTCAGCACTATTTAAATGTACAAGTAGACAACAAAAGAGATAAGAGCATAACCTGAAGATTAATGTGCAAAAAGAATGCCTTGTGATCTTATCTAAAGTATTTTTACCGTAGTTCACCTACCAAGCATAATGACTGTATCCCAGCTACAGGGCAATATTAAACAAATTGACTATTGTGTATCACGCCATTCTCCAATttctaattaaaaaaaatacttCTTCCGAATGCGTTAGATGCAACACAATGTTAAATTTCTTCGAACTGTATTATCTTGAATACATTGATGAATCACACGTGTAGATGCAACATTTGGGCGTGTGTTGTGTACACGCCGTGTACACATGGATTTTGTCCAGGTAATGCGGCATAGTGAATGCTTTTATCAAAATTATAAGAGATCTCATAAAACTCCGGCTTAAGCAAGGAGATAAGCACATCAGAAATTACATAGTTGTTTCGAAAACATTCACGACTCCCACCGGGGTACTCACTCATTCTTATCGTAAGTAGTCATGAAATAAAGTTAACATTCTTTGAAATGGTCTCACTATAAATGCATTATTCAGCACATGAGAAAAAAACGTGATTGAGGAAACCGGAGAACGTTGCAACGAGAACTCGAGCTGGAGGGGCTGCACTCCACTGCATACATCCAAGGCAGTAGCTTCTTGCCTTGCGAGTAAGTATGCAAACAATATATCGATACGCCAGAGACATCGATACACCTGTCTGGAGCCACTTGTCCGAATCCGCTTTGAACATATTTCATTGGATCTTGATTATGCATCGACACCTCTATCTCGATGCATCGATTTAATGTTGTATCGATATCCGTGCAATACTTTTTACATTCTTTCACGGGGGAAACGTTACTGAAAAACTTTAAGTAATGCTGCGCTCACTCACTCATATTACTCGGCGTGGTCCTGAACACATGGTGGGTCCGTTCGGACACACTACTAATGACGTGTCGGTAACATTTgcacaatttttcaaataacgAGTCCgccaattttttttttctaaacGAAATGCCACCTTACACAGCGCTGTGCACACCGACACGCACCGACGTGCACTGCCGTGACGCGCATGCGTGCTCACGGCAAATGTAAGGAACCTATGGCTCATGGCGGATTCTCAGTAAGATATCTATTCTTGTTATTGGAGTAAAGTAGAACCAACTGACGTGCAATAAACTGAGATAGAACAGAATTAGAAGGGATATTCTTACATTTGCAATAAGAGAACACGAATGGCTGCGACAAATTATTAGACGAAGTATTCCGGGTCGCGTGCTTGTCATATGCACTTACGCTGTTACGctcattttttaaatgtatttCAATCGAGACTGTTGAACCGTACCAAATGACACGTTTAAACTATTTGGACAGGGGGGGATAggtattgtaaaataaaaattcaagtatctaacgctaatAGAAGTCATCTCGTGACACAAAATAATCAAAGAAACCACGAGTGAAAACTGTACGATAAAAATAGCGAGACCCCAGTACGTTACGGACTTTCATGAACTTTTAAATCGCTAAAAATAAAAGTTCTATCAAGTTACGTTGTTTgatagaaatatttattatgatAAACGGCTATATTGTTCTTTTACGGTTGTTATAACTACATGTAACAAATAAATACTGTATCGGATTATTTGTTAGAGATATTGAACAAGAAATCATAAATTTCCGTGTTCTTAAGTTAACAGGTAGCTTTCTTTCGTGACATTCAATAATCGAATAGTAGTTTTATATTACGATATTAATATAGATAAATATCTAGTAAACAACATTAACAAATCcacttttattttatacaattcagTTTCATATTGGAAACTAAGAAAACAATTATCTTTtagttaatttctttttttttaagtatTATATCTCTCCtaagttaatataataataagtcagATAACTGAAGATTATTCAAAAGTATAACATAAGTGTttttaaatgtataaaatataactgAATATAATCCATAAATTATGTAATCAATCATGGaattaataaaatgatttaggaaACGTAAAGGGTAGGTGACATACATAAAACAGTAGCGCTTGTAAACCCGCACATTTATTTCATATTAGTTCTCAATGAAATATCATGATGGGGATTTTGTTTAGTATTCTTCAGCTCCTTCGCCCTCACCTTCAGCAGAATCCATACCAACTTCTTCGTAATCCTTCTCAAGGGCAGCAAGATCTTCACGTGCTTCAGCAAATTCACCCTCTTCCATACCTTCACCGACGTACCAGTGTACGAATGCTCTCTTTGCGTACATCAGATCAAATTTATGGTCAAGTCGGGCCCAAGCCTCTGCAATAGCAGTAGTATTGGACAACATGCAGACAGCTCGTTGTACTTTAGCAAGGTCACCACCAGGTACAACAGTAGGTGGCTGATAGTTAATGCCAACTTTGAAACCAGTTGGACACCAATCGACGAATTGAATGGTACGTTTAGTCTTAATGGTTGCGATTGCTGCATTAACATCCTTTGGTACAACGTCTCCTCTGTACAACATGCAGCAAGCCATATACTTTCCATGACGAGGGTCGCATTTGACCATTTGATTGGCTGGTTCGAAACAAGCATTCGTGATTTCCGCAACAGAGAGTTGCTCGTGATAAGCTTTTTCCGCGGAAATAACTGGAGCATAGGTTACTAGAGGGAAGTGAATTCGTGGATAAGGTACTAAGTTAGTTTGGAATTCTGTCAAATCAACGTTAAGGGCACCGTCGAAGCGAAGGGAGGCCGTGATCGAAGAAACGATTTGACCAATCAATCGATTCAGGTTCGTGTACGTTGGTCTCTCAATATCCAAATTACGACGACAGATATCATAAATAGCTTCATTGTCGACCATAAATGCACAATCGGAATGTTCTAAAGTCGTATGGGTAGTAAGAATAGAGTTGTAGGGTTCGACCACAGCAGTTGAAACTTGTGGTGCAGGATAAATTGCAAACTCCAACTTCGACTTCTTTCCATAATCCACAGAAAGACGTTCCATCAACAACGATGTAAAGCCAGAGCCAGTTCCACCTCCAAACGAGTGGAAGATGAGGAAACCTTGGAGTCCAGTACATTGGTCTGCAAGCTTACGAATGCGGTCTAAGACAAGATCAACGATTTCCTTGCCAATCGTATAATGCCCACGAGCATAATTGTTTGCAGCAT
This genomic stretch from Megalopta genalis isolate 19385.01 chromosome 5, iyMegGena1_principal, whole genome shotgun sequence harbors:
- the LOC117222486 gene encoding tubulin alpha-1 chain — encoded protein: MRECISIHVGQAGVQIGNACWELYCLEHGIQPDGQMPSDKTIGGGDDSFNTFFSETGAGKHVPRAVFIDLEPTVVDEVRTGTYRQLFHPEQLITGKEDAANNYARGHYTIGKEIVDLVLDRIRKLADQCTGLQGFLIFHSFGGGTGSGFTSLLMERLSVDYGKKSKLEFAIYPAPQVSTAVVEPYNSILTTHTTLEHSDCAFMVDNEAIYDICRRNLDIERPTYTNLNRLIGQIVSSITASLRFDGALNVDLTEFQTNLVPYPRIHFPLVTYAPVISAEKAYHEQLSVAEITNACFEPANQMVKCDPRHGKYMACCMLYRGDVVPKDVNAAIATIKTKRTIQFVDWCPTGFKVGINYQPPTVVPGGDLAKVQRAVCMLSNTTAIAEAWARLDHKFDLMYAKRAFVHWYVGEGMEEGEFAEAREDLAALEKDYEEVGMDSAEGEGEGAEEY